The genomic segment TGGACCTGCTCTCCCGCGTAGGTCACCCGCCCCTCGGCCGTCACGGCGGCCGTGCTGTAGATCCATCGCCACGGATCCCGCCACGCGCTCATCCCGTTGGCGGCCGCGTAGGCGGCGGCGGCGACCACGTCGCGATCATCGTCGAACGCCGCGGTGAGCGGCAGCGCGAGGCCCACCCCGCCGCTGACACGCACCTCGCCCAGCCGCGCCCCGGCCCGCACCTGCGCGTGGGGATTGCCCACGCGAAACGCGGCCCCTCGCCCTCCGTCGACTCCCAGCGCCGCGGCGCTCAGCGCCACGTCCAGGTCGACGAAGGCCTCGCCCGGCCCACCGTCGAGGAGGCCGAAGCGCCCCTCGATCTCGAGGGTGGCGGCGGTGAGCCGGTCCTCTCGCGCGGGCTCGGCCGTGTAGAAGCCGACGCGGCCTCGCAGCTCGTGGCGCGACACGTCCGGCGCGAGCGGCGTGGGGGATTGCGCGATGGCCGGCGCAAGGGGTGGCGCCCCGATCGGCGCGCTCGAGGGCGGATCCAGCGGGCGGAGCGCCGTCTGGACCACGACCAATCCCCTCGAGACGTCCACCGTGAGGTCCGAGGGCTGGTAGCCGTCGCGGGAGACGGTGAGCCTGAGTCCGTCGCGCGCGACCTCCTCCGACACCTCCAGCTGCGTGTCGATCGGCGTGACGCCCAGCACGCGCCCGGCCGCGATGACGCGAGCGCCGCTGGGCTCCGAGGCCACGGCCAGCGCGATCACACGTGGGTCCTGGGCCACGGCACCCGGCGTGGCCCCGAGGAGCGACGCGAGAGAGACGACGGTCGCGGCGAGCGCGCGACTCGCCCCTCGGCCCGGCTTCGAACTGGCTTGGCTCATGACTTCCTCCCGAGCCGGCGGAGGAGGTCTCCGCGCGGCGGGAGGGATCTACGAGGCGGCCGAGGGACGGGCCGCTAAAAGAGGCTAAAAGGTGAGGCTCAGCCCTCTTCGCGCAGGCCGAGCTCCTTCATCTTCGTCTGCAGGCTCTTGCGGGAGATCTTCAAGAGCCGCGCGGTGTGCGTCACGTTGCCGCCCGTCTGGCTGAGGGCGCGCACGATCAGCTCGCGCTCCACCTTGCTCGCCGCCTCGCGCACCGCCTCCTTGAGGCCGGGCGTGGGGCGGTCGCCGGGCGGCTGCTCGGTCTTCGGCGGCGCGACGCTCGCCGAGCCCGCCACCTCGGCCCGCACCTCGGCCGGCAGATCCCCGACCTCGATCTGGCCACCCTCCGAGAACAGGATGCAACGCTCGATGACGTTCTCGAGCTCGCGGATGTTGCCCGGCCACGGATGGGAGAGCAGCCGGTGCATGGCCGCGTCGCTGGCCCCGACCACTTCCTTCTTGAGCTTCTCGCGGAAGCGCTTCACGAAGTGCTCGATGAGGAGCGGGATGTCGCTCGTGCGCTCGCGCAGCGGCGGGAGGCGGACCTGCACGACGTTGAGCCGGTAGTAGAGGTCCTCGCGGAAGCGCCCCTGCTTGATCTCCTGCGCGAGGTCGCGGTTGGTCGCCGCGACGAGCCGGACGTCGACCTCGATGGTCTTGATGCCGCCGACCCGCTCGAACTCCTGCTCCTGGATCGCGCGCAGGAGCTTGACCTGCATGTTGACCGGGATCTCGCCGATCTCGTCCAGGAAGAGCGTGCCGCCGTGGGCGAGCTCGAAGCGGCCCGGCTTGCTCGTGACCGCGCCGGTGAAGGCGCCCTTCTCGTAGCCGAAGAGCTCGCTCTCGATGAGATCGCGCGGGATCGCGGCGCAGTTGACCCGGATGAAGGGCTTGTCCTTGCGGCTGCTGTTCTCGTGCAGCGCGCGCGCGATCAGCTCCTTGCCCGTCCCGCTCTCGCCGGTCAGCAGGACCGTGCTCGGCGTGTCCGCGACCTTCTCGATGATGTTGTAGACTTCGGCCATCGGCGGCGACTGGCCGATCAACCGGTAGCGCCCCGGCTCGCTCGGCTCGGGCGCCACCTCGCGCTGGGTCAGCTCGCGCGTCCTGGCCGCCTTGCCGACCACGTTGCGCAGCTCGCTCTGCTCGAACGGCTTGGTGATGTAGTCGAACGCGCCGAGCTTGAGCGCCTCGACCGCCGTGTCGACGGTGCCGTGCGCGGTGATGATGATCACCGGGATGTCGGGCAGCTCGCGCACCACCTGCTTGAGGAGGGTCATGCCGTCCACCTTTGGCATGCGGAGATCGCTGATGATCACGTCGACGTGGTGCTCCTCGAGCGCGTCGAGGGCCTGCTGGCCGTCCTCGACCGCGATGACGTCGTAGCCGTCGCGCTTCAGCTGCGCCTCGAGCACACGGCGGAGGTTGAGCTCGTCGTCGGCGACCAGGATCTGCTTCTTGTCGTCGCTCAAAGGATCTCCCAGGCGCCGCCGTTCATCGGGGCTGACAGCGCTCGCCCGAGGTCGTAGCAGGATCGTCGCCGTCGAGCCCGGAGCAGAGGAACACGTAGGCCGCGTCGCGCCCCGGCGCGCCGGCCGCGACCTCGAAGCGCGGCGCCACCCCGGGCACGGGGACCGAGGGCGCGAGCGCGAGCGACCAGCCGAGGCCGTCGCCGGTGTTCGGCCGCGGGTGACGCAGCACGACCACGTCGTCGGTCAGGTCGGTCAGGGCCGCCGACCCGCGAAAGACCCAGATGGCCCCCGCGCCGCCGACGCCGTCCACGTCCGCCCCGCGCGCGCCGACGACCAGCTCGCCGCGCCCGTCGCCGTCGAGATCGCCCACGTCCATCGCCGCGCCGAAGACCGACGCGTCGTCGCACGTGGCGCCGCGCTGCTCGCTCGGGCAGCTCAGCTCCACCGCCACCGGCCACGAGCTGTCGCAGGTGCCGGCCGCGGGCATCGCCGCGCCGTCGTACACGCGGACCGCACTCAGGCGCGCGCCGGCAGACCCGCTCGTGATGGGCCCGCTCGAGATCGCCAGGTCGAGCGCGCCGTCGCCGTTCAGATCCCCGATCGCGAGCGACTCGCCCCACGCCTGCGCGGTGTCGTCGAGGCAGTCGCGCACGCTGACCACGGGCGCCCCGCCGCTCGTGTCGACCGTCGCGACGACCACCCGCTTGGTCCCGCCCGCCGACGCGGTCGCGGCGACCAGGACGGTGTCGGCGTCGATCGCGCGGACCGCGACCGCCCGGCCGAGCTCGGCCCCCGCGCCCGCGCCGCCCGAGAGATCCAGCTCCACCGGCCCGCCCGTCTCCGGGAGCCGATAGACCGCGCCCATGCCGCCGCTCGCTCCGGGCGCGCCGATCACCGCCACCCCGAACGCGTGGGGCGCGCGGAGCGACGCGGCCGAGAAGCCGAAGCGCTGCCCGCCGGGCCCCGTCACGACGCTGGAGAGCGTCGCGTCGTCCTCGCAGCGCAGCGCGATCTCCCCGGACTCGGGCGCGATCGCGCCCACGCAGAGCTCGCGCCCCCCGTAGCGCGGCAGCCCGAGCAGGGTCACCCCGGCGCCCGCGCTGCACGGCGCGTCCTCGTCGCAGCCGTCGAGGATGGCGCCGTCCAGGCGGAGCTCCTCGCCGATGAAGACCGGAAAGCTCGTGAACGGGCTGTCCGGCCCCGCGCTCGCCGCCACGCGCGAGCCGAAGGTGCCGGCGCGGGTCCCACCGAAGGCGACGACCTCCTCGCCGAAGCCCGCCTTGGGGTAGTCGCCGGCGGGCGTGAGCGCGACGACCTGCGCCTCGCCGCGCAGATCCTCGAACTCGGTCGGGATGCAGCCGTACGCCGCGAGGGCGAAGAGGCTCACGATGGCCAGCCTGCGCATCAGAACCTCCCCACGAAGCCGAGGCTCGCGCCGCCGTTGACCGGGTCGACCATCGGGGCGAAGGCCCAGTCCCGCGCCTCTCGCACCGAGCCCTCGCTCGGAGGCAGGGGGTCGTGCACGAAGTAGTAGAGCGCGAGCCCGCCGAGGATCACGCTCAGCCCGAAGGCGACGTCGGCGCCGATGTAGAGGAAGAGCCCCTGGTCGATGCGCGGGTCGTCGCTCGTCAGCCGCCCCGCGTCTTGCTCCGCGCGCAGGCCGCTCATGAAGTCGTTCCCGATCAGGGCGAGCGTCACGCCGCCGCCGATGAAGAGCGCGGTGAAGACGGTGGTGACCCACGCGCTGCCGCGATCGACCCCGGGCCGGAGCCGCACGCGCATCGGCGTCAGCTGCCCGTTCCGGATCGTCACCTGCTGCTCGAACGCCTTCATGCCGTCCGACTCCACGCGCACGCGGTGCGGCCCCGCGGAGACCTGCCCCTCGAAGGGCACGACGCCGACCTGCACGTCGTCGACGATCACGCGCGCGCCCTCGATGTTGGCCACCACCCGCAGCCGCCCGAAGTCGACCCGCGTCAGGTCGAGGCGCACCGTGAGGTCCTCGCCGATGCCGACCTCGACCTCGCTCTGCTCCATCTGGTAGCCGGGCCGCTCGACCCAGATCTGGTGGGTGCCGATGGGGATGGGCGTCTCGAAGGGCGTCTGGCCGCGCGGGCCCTGCTCGCGGTCGTCGAGGAAGACCTGCGCGCCCGCCACGTTGCTCTGCACCCGGAGGTAGCCGAGGAACTGCCCCTGGCTCATCTCCACGATCACCACGTAGACCTTGCCCGGGTCGATGCGCACGTCCTGCTCGACGGTCTGGAAGTCGGGGTGCTCGACGATGACGTGGTAGCGGCCCTCGTCCAGCGTCTGCGCGAAAGGCGTGGGCCCGCTCGCCACCTCGCGGTCACCGTCCATCACGCGGATGGTCGCGCCGGCCGGGTTGGTCCGGACGGAGAGCAGGGACTTGAAGTCCTCGAGCGACTCGGGAGGGGCTGTCTCGGGAGGGGCTGCCTCGGGTTGGGCTGCCTCGGGCTGGGCGACTTCCGGCTGGGCGCCTTCGGGCTGGGCAGGCCCCTCGGCCGTCGCCTCGCCTTCGGGCGGCGTGCCCTCTCCCTCGGGCGGGGCCTGCGCGGCCGCCTCGCTCGCCGCGGCCGCCGCGCGCAGCTCCGCGATCCGCGCCCGGACCGCGTCGGCGTCCGCGCTGCTCGGATCGGTCGAGAGGTAGCGCTCGAAGTAGCTCGCGGCGCGCGCCGGCTGGCCCGCCCGCTCGAGCGCGACCCCCGCGTTGTAGAGGAACGCGCTGAAGGGCTGCGCGTCGTAGGCGGCGTCGAACTCCGCCGCCGCCTCCTCGAAGCGCGCTTGCAGGTAGAGGGCCTGGCCCCGCTCCATGTGCTGGCGCGCCAGCTCGATGGCCGAGCCGGCTTCGTCGGACTGGGCCCACGCAGGCGACGCCAGGAGCAGCGCCCCGAAGACCACGATCAAGCCTCGCATCGCGTCTCTCCCCTCCCCCCGACTCTATCGCAAAGCCGGGAGCGAGCGGGGATCGACGGTCGCTCAGTAGACGAACGGCACGATGCGGTGCGGGACGCGCCGGCAGTACTCGTCCCAGTCGTCGCCGTACTTCTCCTTGCAGAGCTGGTGGTCCCGGCGCTCGCGGTTGATGAGCAGGGGCGCGAAGTAGATGAAGTAGAAGTAGGGCACCACGCTGCCGAAGCCGCAGGCGAGGCACCACGCGAGCGCCATCATCAGGTCGCCCAGGTAGTTGGTGTGCCGCGCCAGGCCCCACCAGCCGCTGACCAGGAGCGACGTGCCGCGCTTGGTCTCGAGCACCTTCGGCGGCTTGCCCCACACGTTCTGGCTGGGGTCCCGGCGGAAGCGCTGCTTCTGCAGGTTCGAGTCCCGGAAGATCACGTAGCCCGTGAAGTTCAGGGCCAGCAGCCCGACGATGGCCCAGACCGGCAGGTCGCTCGGCTGCGCGAGCAAGTACTGTTGCTGGAGCGTGAAGTTGAAGGGGATCCACACGAGGAACGCGTGGGTGAGCATGAACCCGTAGTTCTCGTAGATGATGTCGAGCATCGAGAGCAGGTTCGACTCGAAGACGAAGAAGTCGGTGATGTAGAGCAGCTGGCAGACCGTCACCACGATCATCGCGCTCGAGATGGCGCCGGTCCGCTCGAGCTCCGCGGCGGGCATCAGCACCGCGAGCGCGCCCCACGAGCCCATGCCCACGTGCGACTCGAAGAAGAACTTCAGGTCGAACAGGCCGAAGCGCGGGTTGAGCACCGTGCCCATGTAGAAGTCGTAGACGACGTTCCCGCTCGAGCGCTCGAGCGGCCCGCGCTGACGGCCCCAGACGTAGAACCACACCGCCAGCGCCACCGCGCCGAGGGTCGCGAGGGTCAGCAGCGCGCCGAGCTCCGCCAGCACCGAACTCGCCGAGAGCACCCCGGTCGCGAGCAGCCCGACGAGGAGCGCGATGGACACCACGAACGACGAGAGCCCGTTCAGCTTGTACTGGAGCCGCTCCCCGTTGGGCAGGAGCGCGCCCGTCACGACCTTGCCGGGGCAGACGAGCTGCAAGACGACGTGCAGGGCGAGCCAGGCGCCGAGCATGCCCGCCGCGCGCCAGGTCGGCGCGGGCACCATCGCCCCGAGCTCGGCCAGCGAGGTGGGCAGCCAGAGCGAGCCCTCGTGCAGGCTCACGCACGACCAGAGGTAGAAGGACACGACCGGCATCACCACGGTCAGCGCGAGGGCGCCGACGGGGCCGCCGAAGTGGTCCGCGGGGACGCGCTCCTGGGTCTGGTTCGCGAGGGGCTCGGTGCTGCTCTGGGTCGTCACGGCGCGGCACCATAGCGGCCACCTCCTGCGCTGACCATCGATTCGAGCCCCGGTCGTGGTCTCAGAAAGGCCTCTCCATGCTGCCTCGGCACTTCGGGCACTTCCCCCATCGCGGCCGACCGATGAAGTCGCAGGACGTACAGGTCTCGTCGCGCCCTCGGAGGAGCACCCAGACGGAGCCGAGCAGATCCCGCGCCCAGAGCCACACCGCGCCGAGGGCGAAGAGGGCGACGAGCAGGATCAGGCCCGCGCCATCCCCCTCGGGCAGCTGGATCCAGGATCCCTCCTCCGAGGAGGAGCCGCCCGTGTCCGATGGCGCCGCGGGCGCGTCGAAGCGCGCGCCTCCGTAGCTGCCGCCGGTCTCCTGCGCGCTCGCGCCGTCGGTCGACCCGAAGAGGAGCCCGACGGTCACGACCCACGGCGCCAGGAAGCGCCAGCCCTCGCGCGGGCTCACGGCCGCACGCTCACGGCCGCAGGGTGACGGTCGAGCCGCTGTTCGAGTAGCCGGCCGCGCCGCAGCCGCCGCCGACCTCGCGCGTCGTGTGGTAGCGCAGCGTGTAGGTCGGGCCGCTGACGGCGGGGAACGTGAAGCTCCGCGTGATGTTCATCGTGCCGCCCGGGATCGAGAAGCTGCCCACCGCCACCCCGTTGAGGCGCAGCTCCACGTCCTGCGTGTCGCAGGTCAGCCCGTTGTGGTCGAGGCTCAGCGAGATGTCGGCCGAGCTCGCCGAGGGCAGGCTCGTGCCGCGGGTGCCCTCCACGTGGTCGCCCGCGCGCCAGAAGTAGGCGCCGCCGCCCGCGCCCACCCGGGTGTCG from the Sandaracinaceae bacterium genome contains:
- a CDS encoding PEGA domain-containing protein: MRGLIVVFGALLLASPAWAQSDEAGSAIELARQHMERGQALYLQARFEEAAAEFDAAYDAQPFSAFLYNAGVALERAGQPARAASYFERYLSTDPSSADADAVRARIAELRAAAAASEAAAQAPPEGEGTPPEGEATAEGPAQPEGAQPEVAQPEAAQPEAAPPETAPPESLEDFKSLLSVRTNPAGATIRVMDGDREVASGPTPFAQTLDEGRYHVIVEHPDFQTVEQDVRIDPGKVYVVIVEMSQGQFLGYLRVQSNVAGAQVFLDDREQGPRGQTPFETPIPIGTHQIWVERPGYQMEQSEVEVGIGEDLTVRLDLTRVDFGRLRVVANIEGARVIVDDVQVGVVPFEGQVSAGPHRVRVESDGMKAFEQQVTIRNGQLTPMRVRLRPGVDRGSAWVTTVFTALFIGGGVTLALIGNDFMSGLRAEQDAGRLTSDDPRIDQGLFLYIGADVAFGLSVILGGLALYYFVHDPLPPSEGSVREARDWAFAPMVDPVNGGASLGFVGRF
- a CDS encoding sigma-54 dependent transcriptional regulator; translated protein: MSDDKKQILVADDELNLRRVLEAQLKRDGYDVIAVEDGQQALDALEEHHVDVIISDLRMPKVDGMTLLKQVVRELPDIPVIIITAHGTVDTAVEALKLGAFDYITKPFEQSELRNVVGKAARTRELTQREVAPEPSEPGRYRLIGQSPPMAEVYNIIEKVADTPSTVLLTGESGTGKELIARALHENSSRKDKPFIRVNCAAIPRDLIESELFGYEKGAFTGAVTSKPGRFELAHGGTLFLDEIGEIPVNMQVKLLRAIQEQEFERVGGIKTIEVDVRLVAATNRDLAQEIKQGRFREDLYYRLNVVQVRLPPLRERTSDIPLLIEHFVKRFREKLKKEVVGASDAAMHRLLSHPWPGNIRELENVIERCILFSEGGQIEVGDLPAEVRAEVAGSASVAPPKTEQPPGDRPTPGLKEAVREAASKVERELIVRALSQTGGNVTHTARLLKISRKSLQTKMKELGLREEG
- a CDS encoding PEGA domain-containing protein; the encoded protein is MSQASSKPGRGASRALAATVVSLASLLGATPGAVAQDPRVIALAVASEPSGARVIAAGRVLGVTPIDTQLEVSEEVARDGLRLTVSRDGYQPSDLTVDVSRGLVVVQTALRPLDPPSSAPIGAPPLAPAIAQSPTPLAPDVSRHELRGRVGFYTAEPAREDRLTAATLEIEGRFGLLDGGPGEAFVDLDVALSAAALGVDGGRGAAFRVGNPHAQVRAGARLGEVRVSGGVGLALPLTAAFDDDRDVVAAAAYAAANGMSAWRDPWRWIYSTAAVTAEGRVTYAGEQVQLGGALSIGGILGVDRGRTQQPDWFSFQLRGHIQGQPHPLVTLGGEIGFSHLAMLETDLSNSALSIAPYAHLDFEGGYVGPRFTLNVIDPLGFSFDAGGVWSLALEGGARF
- a CDS encoding FG-GAP repeat protein, with amino-acid sequence MRRLAIVSLFALAAYGCIPTEFEDLRGEAQVVALTPAGDYPKAGFGEEVVAFGGTRAGTFGSRVAASAGPDSPFTSFPVFIGEELRLDGAILDGCDEDAPCSAGAGVTLLGLPRYGGRELCVGAIAPESGEIALRCEDDATLSSVVTGPGGQRFGFSAASLRAPHAFGVAVIGAPGASGGMGAVYRLPETGGPVELDLSGGAGAGAELGRAVAVRAIDADTVLVAATASAGGTKRVVVATVDTSGGAPVVSVRDCLDDTAQAWGESLAIGDLNGDGALDLAISSGPITSGSAGARLSAVRVYDGAAMPAAGTCDSSWPVAVELSCPSEQRGATCDDASVFGAAMDVGDLDGDGRGELVVGARGADVDGVGGAGAIWVFRGSAALTDLTDDVVVLRHPRPNTGDGLGWSLALAPSVPVPGVAPRFEVAAGAPGRDAAYVFLCSGLDGDDPATTSGERCQPR